In Musa acuminata AAA Group cultivar baxijiao chromosome BXJ2-8, Cavendish_Baxijiao_AAA, whole genome shotgun sequence, one genomic interval encodes:
- the LOC103996315 gene encoding uncharacterized protein LOC103996315, protein MSQLISLHPPPVGASTCLPPRVSSSSSSSSLPILHLSSSDRGRQPRFPAIATKAKPNRRAKTLLEPQEVSEIGDEDDVEDEGGGVDAFPFGDGFTAEEGGGGEENSEGDEDGVLNSSGGYGGRGDGKDYDKDPELAEILASCFDDPQKAQSRVEERIRRKRDKILHTKTGSATPMKVIFNKFHFSNSYIWFEFYNAPLAKDITLICDTIRSWHIVGRLGGCNSMNMQLSQAPLESKRPSYDTIQGANITPTTFYNIGDLEIQDNLARIWVDIGTSEPLLLDVLINALTCISSDYVGIKQVVFGGSNFENWKENLTSEDAGYSIHKI, encoded by the exons ATGTCGCAGCTCATTTCGCTCCATCCGCCACCTGTTGGCGCCTCTACCTGCCTCCCTCCGCgcgtttcctcctcctcctcctcctcctctcttcctattcTCCACCTCTCGTCCTCTGATCGTGGACGACAACCCCGATTCCCCGCCATCGCTACCAAGGCTAAACCAAATAGGCGCGCCAAAACCCTACTAGAACCCCAAGAGGTCTCCGAGATCGGGGATGAAGACGACGTCGAAGACGAAGGAGGAGGAGTTGATGCTTTCCCTTTTGGTGATGGGTTTACGGCggaagagggaggaggtggagaagaaaATAGCGAGGGAGACGAGGACGGGGTCTTGAATTCGTCGGGTGGGTACGGAGGAAGAGGCGACGGGAAGGATTACGACAAAGACCCCGAGCTGGCGGAGATCCTCGCCAGCTGCTTCGATGACCCCCAGAAGGCCCAATCTCGA GTTGAGGAGAGGATAAGGAGGAAGAGGGATAAGATACTGCATACCAAGACCGGCTCTGCTACGCCCATGAAAGTCATATTCAACAA GTTTCACTTTTCAAACTCCTATATATGGTTTGAATTCTACAATGCTCCATTAGCAAAAGACATAACTTTAATCTGCGAT ACTATTCGGTCTTGGCATATAGTTGGCCGCCTTGGTGGGTGCAACTCGATGAACATGCAG TTATCACAAGCACCTCTTGAGAGTAAAAGACCAAGTTATGATACTATTCAAGGAGCAAACATTACCCCAACAACATTTTATAACATTGGGGATCTCGAGATCCAAGACAATTTAGCACGGATATG GGTAGATATCGGTACAAGTGAACCATTACTTCTGGATGTACTAATTAACGCGTTGACCTGCATAAGCTCAGA TTATGTCGGGATCAAACAGGTGGTCTTTGGAGGTTCAAATTTTGAGAATTGGAAGGAGAACTTGACATCAGAGGATGCCGGTTACAGCATCCACAAGATCTGA
- the LOC135619844 gene encoding PP2A regulatory subunit TAP46-like, which yields MGEWKTEDMPLPALFEEASKIHAMASESSVDREALRKGIQTLRRCDEMISKLGLFSSNETKDDVSTANLKYLLVPFYIGELTEKVAEDDRLKVLKISRDHLKEFISICEALELIPEEELERSSQRGANTPANQRAKKIARFKRQRAAEAKLQEIKEKKERRWRSLRAAALSSPVEVGEEDVLDDDGEEEREAWLTTISLSICKAFDLVEMLKKEEEMLAAVKERQSKEGEDFAHEILDERTKRAETWHRNAASKAAVSKPAEPITCATFAQDVIEGRAQLSQAHEHKHQPMIFGPASLVGGRLTSERERMAAQVFQPGYRLPTMSIEEAGLREMEMMKKWQEWNVKLMEEANSSWHKEGTTSTEDEDAEVEKARAWDDWKDDHPRGAGNKKLTPCG from the exons ATGGGAGAATGGAAGACGGAGGACATGCCTCTCCCGGCGCTGTTCGAGGAGGCCTCGAAGATCCATGCCATGGCATCCGAGTCTTCCGTCGATCGG GAAGCTCTGAGGAAGGGGATCCAGACATTGCGGCGATGTGATGAGATGATAAGCAAGTTAGGGTTGTTCTCGTCCAACGAAACAAAGGATGATGTCAGCACCGCCAATCTGAAGTACTTATTG GTCCCGTTTTATATTGGGGAATTGACAGAAAAAGTTGCTGAAGATGACAGATTAAAGGTTCTTAAAATTTCGCGGGACCATTTGAAG GAGTTTATTTCAATTTGTGAAGCCTTGGAGCTTATTCCTGAAGAGGAGTTGGAAAGATCTAGTCAAAGAGGGGCTAACACTCCTGCAAATCAAAGGGCAAAAAAG ATTGCTCGTTTCAAACGCCAGAGAGCTGCAGAAGCAAAGTTGcaagaaatcaaagaaaaaaaggagAGACGTTGGCGGTCCTTGAGGGCAGCAGCTCTGTCTTCACCTGTTGAAGTCGGGGAGGAAGATGTACTTGATGATGATGGAGAGGAGGAAAGAGAG GCATGGCTCACAACCATTTCCTTGTCTATCTGCAAG GCTTTTGATCTCGTAGAGATGctgaagaaagaggaagagatgcTTGCTGCTGTAAAAGAGAGACAATCAAAG GAAGGAGAAGATTTTGCTCATGAGATTCTTGATGAGCGTACTAAACGAGCTGAAACATGGCATAGGAATGCTGCAAGTAAAGCAGCAGTTTCAAAACCAGCAGAACCCATCACATGTGCAACCTTTGCCCAAGATGTTATCGAAGGTAGAGCACAGCTTTCACAAGCACATGAACACAAGCACCAACCCATGATATTTGGACCAGCTAGCCTTGTCGGTGGAAGGTTAactagtgagagagagagaatggcagCACAAGTCTTCCAACCAGGTTATAG GCTACCAACCATGAGTATAGAAGAAGCTGGCTTACGGGAAATGGAGATGATGAAGAAATGGCAAGAGTGGAATGTCAAGCTCATGGAAGAAGCCAACTCTTCGTGGCACAAGGAGGGCACTACTTCGACCGAGGATGAAGACGCAGAGGTGGAAAAAGCAAGAGCATGGGACGATTGGAAAGATGACCATCCTCGTGGTGCAGGCAATAAGAAACTCACTCCTTGTGGGTAA